Proteins found in one Phocoena sinus isolate mPhoSin1 chromosome 5, mPhoSin1.pri, whole genome shotgun sequence genomic segment:
- the USP38 gene encoding ubiquitin carboxyl-terminal hydrolase 38 isoform X3 has product MFAFLVRTWSFQLYASFEPSVALASLVQHIPLQMITVLIRSLTTDPNVKDASMTQALCRMIDWLSWPLAQHVDTWVIALLKGLAAVQKFTILIDVTLLKIELVFNRLWFPLVRPGALTVLSHMLLSFQHSPEAFHLIVPHVVNLVHSFKSDGLPSSTTFLVQLTELIHCMMYHYSGFPDLYEPILEAIKDFPKPSEEKIKLILSQSAWTSQSNSLASCLSRLSGKSETGKTGLINLGNTCYMNSVIQALFMATDFRRQVLSLNLNGCNSLMKKLQHLFAFLAHTQREAYAPRIFFEASRPPWFTPRSQQDCSEYLRFLLDRLHEEEKILKVQSSHKLSESLGCSETSLQEVANKAAVLTETPCTSDSEKTLIEKMFGGKLQTHICCLNCRSTSQKVEAFTDLSLAFCPSSSMENLSFQEPASSPSTQDGGLMQASVPGPSKEPGVCNPSTAAFACYSAVNERMVDSPDEFRCSEDTSVPNDSSKMLVNKDVPQKAGGETTSSVTDLLNYFLAPEILTGDNQYYCENCASLQNAEKTMQITEEPEYLILTLLRFSYDQKYHVRRKILDNVSLPLVLELPVKRTTSFSSLSESWSLDVDFTDISENLAKKLKPSGTEEACSPKLVPYLLSSVVVHSGVSSESGHYYSYARNITGTESSYQMCHQPETLTLASSQSHLLGRDSPSAVVEQDLENKEMSKEWFLFNDSRVTFTSFQSVQKITSRFPKDTAYVLLYKKQNSTNGLNGNNSTTGLWVNGDPPLQKELMDAITKDNKLYLQEQELNARARALQAASASCSFRPNGFDDNDPPGSCGPTGGGGGGGFNTVGRLVF; this is encoded by the exons ATGTTTGCATTCCTTGTTCGGACATGGAGCTTCCAGCTCT atgcaTCATTTGAACCTTCTGTGGCATTGGCAAGCCTTGTGCAGCACATTCCTCTTCAGATGATAACAGTTCTCATCAGGAGCCTTACTACAGATCCAAATGTAAAAGATGCAAGTATGACCCAAGCTCTTTGCAG AATGATTGACTGGCTCTCCTGGCCGTTGGCTCAGCATGTAGACACATGGGTGATTGCACTCCTGAAAGGACTGGCAGCTGTCCAGAAGTTTACTATTTTGATAGATGTTACTTTACTGAAGATAGAACTG GTTTTTAATCGGCTTTGGTTTCCTCTTGTGAGACCTGGTGCTCTCACAGTTCTTTCTCACATGCTGCTTAGTTTTCAGCATTCTCCAGAGGCGTTCCATTTG ATTGTTCCTCATGTAGTTAATTTGGTTCACTCCTTCAAAAGTGATGGTCTGCCTTCCAGTACAACCTTCCTAGTGCAATTAACAGAACTGATACACTGTATGATGTATCATTATTCTGGATTTCCAGATCTCTACGAACCTATCCTGGAAGCAATAAAG GATTTTCCTAAGCCCAGTGAAGAGAAGATTAAACTGATTCTCAGTCAAAGTGCCTGGACTTCTCAATCCAATTCTTTGGCATCTTGCTTGTCTAGACTTTCTGGAAAATCTGAAACTGGGAAAACTGGTCTTATTAATCTAGGGAATACATGTTATATGAACAGTGTTATACAAGCATTGTTTATGGCCACAGA tTTCAGGAGACAAGTATTATCTTTAAATCTAAATGGGTGCAATTCGTTAATGAAAAAATTACAGCATCTTTTTGCCTTTTTGGCTCATACacag AGAGAAGCATATGCACCTCGGATATTCTTTGAGGCTTCCAGACCTCCATGGTTTACCCCCAGATCACAACAAGACTGTTCTGAATACCTCAGGTTTCTACTAGACAG GCtccatgaagaagaaaagatcTTGAAAGTTCAGTCCTCACACAAGCTTTCTGAAAGTCTCGGGTGCAGTGAAACTTCTTTACAAGAAGTAGCCAATAAGGCAGCTGTACTAACAGAGACCCCTTGCACAAGTGATAGTGAGAAGACATTAATCGAAAAAATGTTTGGAGGAAAACTACAAACTCACATATGTTGTTTGAACTGCAGGAGTACCTCACAAAAAGTGGAAGCCTTTACAGATCTTTCACTTGCCTTTTGTCCTTCCTCTTCTATGGAAAACTTGTCTTTTCAAGAACCGGCATCATCACCCAGTACACAAGATGGTGGTCTAATGCAGGCCAGTGTACCTGGTCCTTCAAAAGAACCAGGAGTCTGTAATCCATCAACAGCTGCCTTTGCCTGTTACTCAGCTGTGAATGAAAGAATGGTGGACAGTCCTGATGAATTTCGCTGTAGTGAAGACACTTCTGTCCCTAATGACTCTAGCAAGATGCTTGTTAATAAAGATGTACCTCAGAAAGCAGGAGGTGAAACCACATCTTCAGTAACTGacttactaaattattttttggctCCAGAGATTCTTACTGGTGACAACCAATATTATTGTGAAAACTGTGCCTCTCTGCAGAATGCCGAGAAAACTATGCAAATCACGGAGGAACCTGAATACCTTATTCTTACTCTCCTAAGATTTTCATATGATCAGAAGTATCATGTGAGAAGAAAAATCCTAGACAATGTGTCACTGCCACTGGTTTTGGAGTTGCCAGTTAAAAGAACTACTTCTTTCTCTTCGTTGTCAGAAAGTTGGTCTCTAGATGTTGACTTCACTGATATTAGTGAGAATCTAGCTAAAAAATTAAAGCCTTCTGGGACTGAAGAAGCTTGCTCCCCAAAATTGGTGCCCTATCTATTGAGTTCTGTTGTCGTTCACTCTGGTGTATCCTCTGAAAGCGGACATTACTATTCTTATGCCAGAAACATCACAGGTACAGAGTCCTCATACCAGATGTGCCACCAGCCCGAAACTCTGACATTAGCCTCCTCCCAGAGTCATTTATTAGGGAGAGATAGTCCCAGTGCAGTTGTTGAACAGGAtttggaaaataaggaaatgtcAAAAGAGTGGTTTTTATTTAATGACAGCAGAGTGACGTTTACTTCATTTCAGTCAGTCCAGAAAATTACTAGTAGGTTTCCTAAGGACACAGCTTATGTGCTGTTGTATAAAAAACAGAACAGCACTAATGGTTTAAATGGGAATAATTCAACCACTGGACTCTGGGTAAATGGAGACCCACCTCTACAGAAAGAACTAATGGatgctataacaaaagacaataaACTATATTTACAG
- the USP38 gene encoding ubiquitin carboxyl-terminal hydrolase 38 isoform X2, translated as MDKILEGLVSSSHPLPLKRVIVRKVVESAEHWLDEAQCEAMFDLTTRLILEGQDPFQRQVGHQVLEAYARYHRPEFESFFNKTFVLGLLQQGYHSLDRKDVAILDYIHNGLKLIMSCPSVLDLFSLLQVEVLRMVCERPEPQLCARLSDLLTDFVQCIPKGKLSITFCQQLVRTIGHFQCVSTQEKELREYVSQVTKVSNLLQNIWKAEPSTLLPSLQEVFASISSTDASFEPSVALASLVQHIPLQMITVLIRSLTTDPNVKDASMTQALCRMIDWLSWPLAQHVDTWVIALLKGLAAVQKFTILIDVTLLKIELVFNRLWFPLVRPGALTVLSHMLLSFQHSPEAFHLIVPHVVNLVHSFKSDGLPSSTTFLVQLTELIHCMMYHYSGFPDLYEPILEAIKDFPKPSEEKIKLILSQSAWTSQSNSLASCLSRLSGKSETGKTGLINLGNTCYMNSVIQALFMATDFRRQVLSLNLNGCNSLMKKLQHLFAFLAHTQREAYAPRIFFEASRPPWFTPRSQQDCSEYLRFLLDRSTSQKVEAFTDLSLAFCPSSSMENLSFQEPASSPSTQDGGLMQASVPGPSKEPGVCNPSTAAFACYSAVNERMVDSPDEFRCSEDTSVPNDSSKMLVNKDVPQKAGGETTSSVTDLLNYFLAPEILTGDNQYYCENCASLQNAEKTMQITEEPEYLILTLLRFSYDQKYHVRRKILDNVSLPLVLELPVKRTTSFSSLSESWSLDVDFTDISENLAKKLKPSGTEEACSPKLVPYLLSSVVVHSGVSSESGHYYSYARNITGTESSYQMCHQPETLTLASSQSHLLGRDSPSAVVEQDLENKEMSKEWFLFNDSRVTFTSFQSVQKITSRFPKDTAYVLLYKKQNSTNGLNGNNSTTGLWVNGDPPLQKELMDAITKDNKLYLQEQELNARARALQAASASCSFRPNGFDDNDPPGSCGPTGGGGGGGFNTVGRLVF; from the exons ATGGACAAGATCCTGGAGGGCCTGGTGAGTTCTTCGCACCCGCTGCCCCTCAAGCGGGTGATCGTGCGGAAGGTGGTGGAGTCGGCGGAGCATTGGCTGGACGAGGCGCAATGCGAGGCCATGTTTGACCTGACGACGCGGCTCATCCTGGAGGGCCAGGACCCCTTTCAGCGGCAGGTGGGCCATCAAGTGCTGGAGGCCTACGCGCGCTACCATCGGCCAGAGTTCGAGTCCTTCTTCAATAAGACGTTCGTGCTGGGCCTCCTCCAACAGGGCTACCACTCGCTGGACAGGAAGGACGTAGCCATCCTGGACTACATTCACAACGGCCTGAAGCTGATCATGAGCTGCCCGTCGGTGCTGGACCTCTTCAGCCTGCTGCAGGTGGAGGTGCTGCGGATGGTGTGTGAGAGGCCGGAGCCGCAGCTTTGCGCCCGACTGAGCGACCTCCTGACCGACTTCGTGCAGTGCATCCCCAAAGGGAAATTGTCCATCACCTTCTGCCAACAGCTGGTTCGAACGATAGGCCACTTCCAGTGCGTGTCCACCCAGGAGAAAGAGCTGCGGGAATATGTCTCACAGGTGACAAAAGTGAGTAACTTGCTCCAGAACATCTGGAAGGCCGAGCCCTCCACCTTGCTGCCTTCCCTGCAAGAAGTTTTTGCAAGCATTTCTTCCACAG atgcaTCATTTGAACCTTCTGTGGCATTGGCAAGCCTTGTGCAGCACATTCCTCTTCAGATGATAACAGTTCTCATCAGGAGCCTTACTACAGATCCAAATGTAAAAGATGCAAGTATGACCCAAGCTCTTTGCAG AATGATTGACTGGCTCTCCTGGCCGTTGGCTCAGCATGTAGACACATGGGTGATTGCACTCCTGAAAGGACTGGCAGCTGTCCAGAAGTTTACTATTTTGATAGATGTTACTTTACTGAAGATAGAACTG GTTTTTAATCGGCTTTGGTTTCCTCTTGTGAGACCTGGTGCTCTCACAGTTCTTTCTCACATGCTGCTTAGTTTTCAGCATTCTCCAGAGGCGTTCCATTTG ATTGTTCCTCATGTAGTTAATTTGGTTCACTCCTTCAAAAGTGATGGTCTGCCTTCCAGTACAACCTTCCTAGTGCAATTAACAGAACTGATACACTGTATGATGTATCATTATTCTGGATTTCCAGATCTCTACGAACCTATCCTGGAAGCAATAAAG GATTTTCCTAAGCCCAGTGAAGAGAAGATTAAACTGATTCTCAGTCAAAGTGCCTGGACTTCTCAATCCAATTCTTTGGCATCTTGCTTGTCTAGACTTTCTGGAAAATCTGAAACTGGGAAAACTGGTCTTATTAATCTAGGGAATACATGTTATATGAACAGTGTTATACAAGCATTGTTTATGGCCACAGA tTTCAGGAGACAAGTATTATCTTTAAATCTAAATGGGTGCAATTCGTTAATGAAAAAATTACAGCATCTTTTTGCCTTTTTGGCTCATACacag AGAGAAGCATATGCACCTCGGATATTCTTTGAGGCTTCCAGACCTCCATGGTTTACCCCCAGATCACAACAAGACTGTTCTGAATACCTCAGGTTTCTACTAGACAG GAGTACCTCACAAAAAGTGGAAGCCTTTACAGATCTTTCACTTGCCTTTTGTCCTTCCTCTTCTATGGAAAACTTGTCTTTTCAAGAACCGGCATCATCACCCAGTACACAAGATGGTGGTCTAATGCAGGCCAGTGTACCTGGTCCTTCAAAAGAACCAGGAGTCTGTAATCCATCAACAGCTGCCTTTGCCTGTTACTCAGCTGTGAATGAAAGAATGGTGGACAGTCCTGATGAATTTCGCTGTAGTGAAGACACTTCTGTCCCTAATGACTCTAGCAAGATGCTTGTTAATAAAGATGTACCTCAGAAAGCAGGAGGTGAAACCACATCTTCAGTAACTGacttactaaattattttttggctCCAGAGATTCTTACTGGTGACAACCAATATTATTGTGAAAACTGTGCCTCTCTGCAGAATGCCGAGAAAACTATGCAAATCACGGAGGAACCTGAATACCTTATTCTTACTCTCCTAAGATTTTCATATGATCAGAAGTATCATGTGAGAAGAAAAATCCTAGACAATGTGTCACTGCCACTGGTTTTGGAGTTGCCAGTTAAAAGAACTACTTCTTTCTCTTCGTTGTCAGAAAGTTGGTCTCTAGATGTTGACTTCACTGATATTAGTGAGAATCTAGCTAAAAAATTAAAGCCTTCTGGGACTGAAGAAGCTTGCTCCCCAAAATTGGTGCCCTATCTATTGAGTTCTGTTGTCGTTCACTCTGGTGTATCCTCTGAAAGCGGACATTACTATTCTTATGCCAGAAACATCACAGGTACAGAGTCCTCATACCAGATGTGCCACCAGCCCGAAACTCTGACATTAGCCTCCTCCCAGAGTCATTTATTAGGGAGAGATAGTCCCAGTGCAGTTGTTGAACAGGAtttggaaaataaggaaatgtcAAAAGAGTGGTTTTTATTTAATGACAGCAGAGTGACGTTTACTTCATTTCAGTCAGTCCAGAAAATTACTAGTAGGTTTCCTAAGGACACAGCTTATGTGCTGTTGTATAAAAAACAGAACAGCACTAATGGTTTAAATGGGAATAATTCAACCACTGGACTCTGGGTAAATGGAGACCCACCTCTACAGAAAGAACTAATGGatgctataacaaaagacaataaACTATATTTACAG
- the USP38 gene encoding ubiquitin carboxyl-terminal hydrolase 38 isoform X1: protein MDKILEGLVSSSHPLPLKRVIVRKVVESAEHWLDEAQCEAMFDLTTRLILEGQDPFQRQVGHQVLEAYARYHRPEFESFFNKTFVLGLLQQGYHSLDRKDVAILDYIHNGLKLIMSCPSVLDLFSLLQVEVLRMVCERPEPQLCARLSDLLTDFVQCIPKGKLSITFCQQLVRTIGHFQCVSTQEKELREYVSQVTKVSNLLQNIWKAEPSTLLPSLQEVFASISSTDASFEPSVALASLVQHIPLQMITVLIRSLTTDPNVKDASMTQALCRMIDWLSWPLAQHVDTWVIALLKGLAAVQKFTILIDVTLLKIELVFNRLWFPLVRPGALTVLSHMLLSFQHSPEAFHLIVPHVVNLVHSFKSDGLPSSTTFLVQLTELIHCMMYHYSGFPDLYEPILEAIKDFPKPSEEKIKLILSQSAWTSQSNSLASCLSRLSGKSETGKTGLINLGNTCYMNSVIQALFMATDFRRQVLSLNLNGCNSLMKKLQHLFAFLAHTQREAYAPRIFFEASRPPWFTPRSQQDCSEYLRFLLDRLHEEEKILKVQSSHKLSESLGCSETSLQEVANKAAVLTETPCTSDSEKTLIEKMFGGKLQTHICCLNCRSTSQKVEAFTDLSLAFCPSSSMENLSFQEPASSPSTQDGGLMQASVPGPSKEPGVCNPSTAAFACYSAVNERMVDSPDEFRCSEDTSVPNDSSKMLVNKDVPQKAGGETTSSVTDLLNYFLAPEILTGDNQYYCENCASLQNAEKTMQITEEPEYLILTLLRFSYDQKYHVRRKILDNVSLPLVLELPVKRTTSFSSLSESWSLDVDFTDISENLAKKLKPSGTEEACSPKLVPYLLSSVVVHSGVSSESGHYYSYARNITGTESSYQMCHQPETLTLASSQSHLLGRDSPSAVVEQDLENKEMSKEWFLFNDSRVTFTSFQSVQKITSRFPKDTAYVLLYKKQNSTNGLNGNNSTTGLWVNGDPPLQKELMDAITKDNKLYLQEQELNARARALQAASASCSFRPNGFDDNDPPGSCGPTGGGGGGGFNTVGRLVF from the exons ATGGACAAGATCCTGGAGGGCCTGGTGAGTTCTTCGCACCCGCTGCCCCTCAAGCGGGTGATCGTGCGGAAGGTGGTGGAGTCGGCGGAGCATTGGCTGGACGAGGCGCAATGCGAGGCCATGTTTGACCTGACGACGCGGCTCATCCTGGAGGGCCAGGACCCCTTTCAGCGGCAGGTGGGCCATCAAGTGCTGGAGGCCTACGCGCGCTACCATCGGCCAGAGTTCGAGTCCTTCTTCAATAAGACGTTCGTGCTGGGCCTCCTCCAACAGGGCTACCACTCGCTGGACAGGAAGGACGTAGCCATCCTGGACTACATTCACAACGGCCTGAAGCTGATCATGAGCTGCCCGTCGGTGCTGGACCTCTTCAGCCTGCTGCAGGTGGAGGTGCTGCGGATGGTGTGTGAGAGGCCGGAGCCGCAGCTTTGCGCCCGACTGAGCGACCTCCTGACCGACTTCGTGCAGTGCATCCCCAAAGGGAAATTGTCCATCACCTTCTGCCAACAGCTGGTTCGAACGATAGGCCACTTCCAGTGCGTGTCCACCCAGGAGAAAGAGCTGCGGGAATATGTCTCACAGGTGACAAAAGTGAGTAACTTGCTCCAGAACATCTGGAAGGCCGAGCCCTCCACCTTGCTGCCTTCCCTGCAAGAAGTTTTTGCAAGCATTTCTTCCACAG atgcaTCATTTGAACCTTCTGTGGCATTGGCAAGCCTTGTGCAGCACATTCCTCTTCAGATGATAACAGTTCTCATCAGGAGCCTTACTACAGATCCAAATGTAAAAGATGCAAGTATGACCCAAGCTCTTTGCAG AATGATTGACTGGCTCTCCTGGCCGTTGGCTCAGCATGTAGACACATGGGTGATTGCACTCCTGAAAGGACTGGCAGCTGTCCAGAAGTTTACTATTTTGATAGATGTTACTTTACTGAAGATAGAACTG GTTTTTAATCGGCTTTGGTTTCCTCTTGTGAGACCTGGTGCTCTCACAGTTCTTTCTCACATGCTGCTTAGTTTTCAGCATTCTCCAGAGGCGTTCCATTTG ATTGTTCCTCATGTAGTTAATTTGGTTCACTCCTTCAAAAGTGATGGTCTGCCTTCCAGTACAACCTTCCTAGTGCAATTAACAGAACTGATACACTGTATGATGTATCATTATTCTGGATTTCCAGATCTCTACGAACCTATCCTGGAAGCAATAAAG GATTTTCCTAAGCCCAGTGAAGAGAAGATTAAACTGATTCTCAGTCAAAGTGCCTGGACTTCTCAATCCAATTCTTTGGCATCTTGCTTGTCTAGACTTTCTGGAAAATCTGAAACTGGGAAAACTGGTCTTATTAATCTAGGGAATACATGTTATATGAACAGTGTTATACAAGCATTGTTTATGGCCACAGA tTTCAGGAGACAAGTATTATCTTTAAATCTAAATGGGTGCAATTCGTTAATGAAAAAATTACAGCATCTTTTTGCCTTTTTGGCTCATACacag AGAGAAGCATATGCACCTCGGATATTCTTTGAGGCTTCCAGACCTCCATGGTTTACCCCCAGATCACAACAAGACTGTTCTGAATACCTCAGGTTTCTACTAGACAG GCtccatgaagaagaaaagatcTTGAAAGTTCAGTCCTCACACAAGCTTTCTGAAAGTCTCGGGTGCAGTGAAACTTCTTTACAAGAAGTAGCCAATAAGGCAGCTGTACTAACAGAGACCCCTTGCACAAGTGATAGTGAGAAGACATTAATCGAAAAAATGTTTGGAGGAAAACTACAAACTCACATATGTTGTTTGAACTGCAGGAGTACCTCACAAAAAGTGGAAGCCTTTACAGATCTTTCACTTGCCTTTTGTCCTTCCTCTTCTATGGAAAACTTGTCTTTTCAAGAACCGGCATCATCACCCAGTACACAAGATGGTGGTCTAATGCAGGCCAGTGTACCTGGTCCTTCAAAAGAACCAGGAGTCTGTAATCCATCAACAGCTGCCTTTGCCTGTTACTCAGCTGTGAATGAAAGAATGGTGGACAGTCCTGATGAATTTCGCTGTAGTGAAGACACTTCTGTCCCTAATGACTCTAGCAAGATGCTTGTTAATAAAGATGTACCTCAGAAAGCAGGAGGTGAAACCACATCTTCAGTAACTGacttactaaattattttttggctCCAGAGATTCTTACTGGTGACAACCAATATTATTGTGAAAACTGTGCCTCTCTGCAGAATGCCGAGAAAACTATGCAAATCACGGAGGAACCTGAATACCTTATTCTTACTCTCCTAAGATTTTCATATGATCAGAAGTATCATGTGAGAAGAAAAATCCTAGACAATGTGTCACTGCCACTGGTTTTGGAGTTGCCAGTTAAAAGAACTACTTCTTTCTCTTCGTTGTCAGAAAGTTGGTCTCTAGATGTTGACTTCACTGATATTAGTGAGAATCTAGCTAAAAAATTAAAGCCTTCTGGGACTGAAGAAGCTTGCTCCCCAAAATTGGTGCCCTATCTATTGAGTTCTGTTGTCGTTCACTCTGGTGTATCCTCTGAAAGCGGACATTACTATTCTTATGCCAGAAACATCACAGGTACAGAGTCCTCATACCAGATGTGCCACCAGCCCGAAACTCTGACATTAGCCTCCTCCCAGAGTCATTTATTAGGGAGAGATAGTCCCAGTGCAGTTGTTGAACAGGAtttggaaaataaggaaatgtcAAAAGAGTGGTTTTTATTTAATGACAGCAGAGTGACGTTTACTTCATTTCAGTCAGTCCAGAAAATTACTAGTAGGTTTCCTAAGGACACAGCTTATGTGCTGTTGTATAAAAAACAGAACAGCACTAATGGTTTAAATGGGAATAATTCAACCACTGGACTCTGGGTAAATGGAGACCCACCTCTACAGAAAGAACTAATGGatgctataacaaaagacaataaACTATATTTACAG